tttctttctctccttctctttcttcctctggtatgccaataatgcgtatattgtttcttttgaagttatcctataggactctgttgttgttttcagcatctcttaatctctttttgagatctcttacttcttttttagttgtctctaattcatcctcaatcttgctaactctgtcttcagcctcattgattctattctctctgccctctactgttttctggagtccatctattttgtttccctgttctgataatgttttagcttgttcagctagttgcattcttagctcagtgatttcagctttcagctctctaataaccatgagataattagtgttttcttccatagtctcatttgttgttcctgtatttctgattacaattttttcaaattctttactcactcctgttattatttccctagctaatgtttggatgttgaactcgttattttgtgcttcaccctctggaggacttttagctggactcttgtcctggttcgattctccagtatttcttcttgctgttttaaccattttatatattatgttatgagttccctttatcagtacttttcaaatgactGATCGCTATTGCTTGGaatgacttgtatctaagtaagttaattaaagggttcacagtggtggaagttagcagttgtttcaatagtattttaatccctgagttggagctcagtggttttaaagcctttttttttccctgtaggctatgggagcctgagggcttttaaactatcaataggtttcttagcttaatcactgactcctgaccaagagataaagcagggtgtagcagagataatccagtggttatgcaaagagactttcacagcccctcagctatgcaccaaggtataggtcttctcctgagtttcctggttagatatctgtcccctggtgtcccttgctcttgctgctccagattctgagggtagtagcaatggagactcagagttgcacttggtgagtctctggggagtcctctcctcccttcagctgtccccttgttggtggagcagactggaggtggtgtctcaactcatAAACTGCTATACTGTTAGTAGTCACTgaatctctccttatgctcctctctcctctctgtgaccAGCCACACGtctttgtactcacaggtgatttagtgggttcctgtggtcattcaagtcctgtcttgtttcggtcccgggtggtctctttggtattcctagttgagccCGAAGAagttgttattttgtgcttcaccctttggggggcttttagtggGACTCTTGTCTgagttcgtttctccaatatttcttcttgttggtttacccattttatatattatgttatgagttccctctcttactacttttcaaattactgatcactatttcctggattgacttgtgtctaagtaaggcaattaaagggttcacagtggtgggagttaacagttgtttcaatagtattttaatccctgagttggagctcagtgatttaaaagcctctttttaaattatttttcttctctgtaggctatgggagcccgagggcttctaactataagtaggcttctgaatcactgactcctgaccaagagataaggcagggtgtggcagagatagtccggtggctatgcaaagagacttccacagccccccagctatgccaccgaggtataggtcttctcctgaatttcctggttagatttctgtcccccagtgtccctccttgccgctactccagattctgagggcagtagcaatggagactcagggttgctcttggtaagtctctggggagtcctctcctcccttcagctgtccccttgttggaacagactggaggtggtgtctcaactgatagaccattgtactgttaccagccactcagtctctcctaggctcctctctgtcaccagccacgtgtatttgcactcatcagtgatttggtgggttcctgtagtcattctagtcttgtcttgtttcagtcccgggtggtctccttttgtattcctagttgatcccggaaaggagaggaaggagaggagagaaacagatctgctgctgctcatagccccgcctccagaagtctcatcaggactttttttttctactaaaatGTCCCTGCTGTCCACAGGAAAAGCAACCTTCTAATTTTCTACCTTCTTTCTTGTTATGTAATTTGGTCAAAAACTGAGTAGATGTTTCTCCCTGTAAAGCTGCAACAATAGTGATGCCCTGTAGGAAAGAAGGTGTGACTTCGGAGCAGGCTGTCACCAAGTCACTCAATGAACCTGTCTTATGAAAGGGACAAATTAGTGTTTGAGAGGTAGGATTAGCATTTTCAAAAGCCATTGCCGAATAATTATCTGTGCTGCCTCCTCTTGCAATGTGATTTGTGAAAACTGATCCATTAATCCAGACAAAGTTACATAAACATTTGcttgactttgggtccatgattgctcaacaatttgtttggctttgtatgttaactctcttttcagtcaccaggttccagatgtcatcaggatgccagccaggcttccctggactgaagaccccaccaatgtgtcctggagcactgcttccccagagacccaccctactagggaaagagagaggcagactgggagtatggaccgaccagtcaacgcccgtgttcagcggggaagcaattacagaagccagaccttctaccttctgcaacccacaatgaccctgggtccatgctcccagagggatagagaatgggaaaacgatcaggggagggggtgggatatggagattgggtggtgggaattgtgtggagttgtacccctcctaccctatggttttgttaattaatcctttgttaaataaacaaacaaagaaataaaacaattgcTTTACTAGCTGACACTCCCTTCAACTAGGGAGTTCTTTCTGTGGCTAAAATATCAGAACAAGCTAGCCACTGCGAAAACGAAAGTCATTTATGAGTGGGCTCCAAAACATCTCTTACAAGTTCCATAGTGAAAAAGTTTCAACCATGAGTAGCTATTTCAGAGGCTGTGGCCCAAGGGACATGGGGACATGATAATGTGGCCCAAGCTTACTTCCTTCTCAGAACAGCTTTCCAATCTTGTTAACAGAAAAACACAGACCTCAtttttgcctagcacacaggtatggGAATAGCAAAAAACATGGAAACTGTGATGtgctctctagggagaaaagtgctcctggaatgtgaatgttccacaaagcaggtgttccctacctgtgttgTTCTTGCTGGGtgatatgagactataaaaataaagttctgcttaagtatgacagagatgtctgcttgagcttgattcagtaTCAACTCAttcgtctctcactctctctcatcccATGTcgactcccctctcctttcaggTTACACTAATTACCTGCTGGGGCTAGCCACCAGCAGACTccaagggagagttgggggtcaacccactcagacctcatggaaacaatgacatGGACTTTCCAGGTCAGTGGGCCCCACTCTCCAACACAGGCACAGGGCCATCACTTAACTCCCAACAGCACCTGCATAGGAGGGAATAGGCCAGTGAGACTCAGTGTGTTGCTGTCTCCAGGGGATTGGGATCTGTGGACTCACCAGACGGGTGAGGGACACCCTCATGCGTTGGCTGGGTGGATGCGGCCTCTCCTGCCTGAcggacagcagcagcagcagcaaacacGCAGGAAGGCGTTCACTATCCTCCTGGCTCTGCCATGCCTTATGGCAATGAAGTTGGCCACTGGGCTCTGGCTGGCAGGGGGGACAGATTCAGGGTAGGGGACAGAGGGGACAGAttcagaggaggagacagaggggacagattcagaggaggggacagagttagaggaggagacagagttaGAGGAGGGAACAGCcttggaggagggggtggagatgCTCCTCTCAGGGCTGTTCGGGTTCTCCTGTGGGGTGCCCAAGCTGGAGATGGACCCAGAGCTGCTACTCCCCGATGGATTGGGAGTCCCAGGTGGAGGGGCAGGGGTCGAGATGGGAGTCACCGATGCGGACGCAAGGCTCCAGCTGGAGATGTCCGAAGGACTAGAGCTCCTGGAGGGGCTGCCAGGCTTCCGGGCCTTGGCCACAGCAGCGGGTGGTGCAGAAACACACCTTTGCCGAGGAATCAAGGCAAAGGGCATGCTGGATGGGATGGACTCAACAGCTGGCTCAGGTTCCAGGTGAACCCCTATTGGCCCGGAGCCCTGGGTCACCCAGGGGTGACTTAAGAGTTGGGTCCACCCCATTCGCCTCCTGGGGTTCACCTGCAGCATGCCCTCCAGTAGGTGCTGGACACTGGAGGAGAGAGTGTTACTGCAACCAGCCTCTGCTGGGTCAAATGGCCCGTGTCCCTTCAGGAGCTCGTGCAAGATGATTGCCAGTGACCACAAGTCGACCCCTGGGCCATAGATGCCCCCAAAAATGACTTCGGGAGCTATGTAGCCTGGCGTGCCACAAAAAGATCTCATGGGTCTTCTCAAAAAATAATGTGCCAAACCAAAATCCGAAATGAAGACCCTGCCCTCACGGCTGTCCATGAGGATGTTTTCGGGCTTTAAATCCCGATGGGCCACGCCCTGGCTATGGCAGTAGTGCAATGCGGACGTCAGCTGCAGAAAGACTCTT
The sequence above is a segment of the Erinaceus europaeus chromosome 19, mEriEur2.1, whole genome shotgun sequence genome. Coding sequences within it:
- the LOC132534693 gene encoding MAP/microtubule affinity-regulating kinase 4-like; its protein translation is MDLRKTQPWVWVPKGCRVVRVIGEGAFGVVILVCHISTKEEFVVKVTKLGTSNLELARQERDILRGLKHQNVVRLLGATEEGGRLFMAFPYVSGGDLRNYLDTNGPMVEEEARRVFLQLTSALHYCHSQGVAHRDLKPENILMDSREGRVFISDFGLAHYFLRRPMRSFCGTPGYIAPEVIFGGIYGPGVDLWSLAIILHELLKGHGPFDPAEAGCSNTLSSSVQHLLEGMLQVNPRRRMGWTQLLSHPWVTQGSGPIGVHLEPEPAVESIPSSMPFALIPRQRCVSAPPAAVAKARKPGSPSRSSSPSDISSWSLASASPEPSGQLHCHKAWQSQEDSERLPACLLLLLLSVRQERPHPPSQRMRVSLTRLVLPQVSSHSRKGVGIVALPVLSGSSNRMM